One Stigmatopora nigra isolate UIUO_SnigA chromosome 1, RoL_Snig_1.1, whole genome shotgun sequence DNA segment encodes these proteins:
- the LOC144197930 gene encoding trypsin, with protein MDLMCILLCILWNSLPTSCQDTIQGRIVGGFAPVPHSIKYIVSIQTTDRRHFCGGSLINKYWVITAAHCDIGVNKMMIVAGDYSLIIYEGTEQELLPQLLLPHPEYNSATEDNDIMLIKLRSPVVLNSFVSIALLAWQGASIVEGRLCRVSGWGYTNPRGGLIPSVLRTVRLPIISSQKCNSSGSFNGNITENMICAGYSGGGKDACQGDSGGPLVCDGLIHGLVSWGNGCGDAQFPGVYTAVSNYRRWIDNSIYSYYSKCNKT; from the exons GCCAAGACACCATACAGGGACGTATTGTCGGAGGCTTTGCCCCAGTTCCGCACTCCATCAAGTACATTGTGTCAATTCAAACAACAGATCGTCGACATTTCTGCGGGGGatctttaataaataaatactgggTAATCACAGCAGCACATTGTGATATCGG AGTCAATAAAATGATGATCGTGGCTGGGGATTACTCTCTGATCATTTATGAGGGTACAGAGCAAGAACTCTTACCCCAGCTTTTGTTGCCGCATCCAGAGTACAACAGCGCCACCGAAGACAATGACATCATGCTCATAAAG CTGAGGAGTCCAGTTGTTCTGAACAGCTTTGTTTCTATCGCCCTGCTGGCTTGGCAGGGTGCCTCCATTGTCGAAGGGAGGCTGTGCCGCGTGTCTGGGTGGGGGTACACCAACCCACGTGGGGGCTTGATACCCTCAGTTCTGCGCACAGTCAGACTGCCCATCATCtcctcccaaaaatgcaacaGCAGTGGTTCTTTCAATGGAAACATCACAGAAAACATGATATGTGCAGGATACAGTGGTGGTGGGAAGGATGCTTGTCAG GGAGACTCGGGAGGGCCACTGGTATGTGATGGCCTCATCCATGGTTTAGTATCATGGGGCAATGGGTGTGGTGATGCCCAGTTTCCTGGAGTCTACACTGCTGTTTCCAACTACCGCAGATGGATTGACAATAGTATTTATAGCTATTACAGCAAGTGTAACAAGACATGA